Genomic DNA from Marnyiella aurantia:
GTCTTTGCGAGCGAACACTGTCAAACTTTAAAATAGAGGTGACCATAATTGCTTTTCTGAAAGGCAAATATAGGAATTAAAAAACTATAAAACAAATAGTTAGCATCTCACTGTTAAATCCTGAACCTCCGGTTTTCCTTTTTCTCCGAAATTTGCTTTTTAGCCTGTATCCTTTTCTCCACCTGACGTTTTGAAGGTTTGGTAGCTTTTCGTGGCTTACGTTTTATCAGACATATATTAACCATTTCAACGATTCTGTCCGTAGCTATTTTCTTATTCTGAAGCTGGGTGCGGCTTTCCGAAACGGTAAGCTGCAGCAGGCCTTCCAGGTTAATCCTGTTTTTAAGCCTGGTGCTAATTAACTCTTTTTCTTCCTGGTTGAAGAAAATGCTTTCAGCTACGTTCCAGATTACAGTCACCGACGTTTCCACCTTATTCACGTTCTGGCCGCCCGGACCGCCGCTTCTGGAGGTACGGTAATTCAGCTCTTTTCTAAAGTCCCTTTCAATCAACATTTTTCATTTCATTTAAAAATACTACGTCTATTAATTTTACCGTTGGGCAGGCGCGGAAAAGTGCTTAAAAACATAACATCTTTAGGTACATGGTTTTTTGACAAAGCAGTCCTTATTCCTTTGAAGGCTTCAATAAGACCTGATCTAATTTCGGACGTATTTTCCCCTTCCACAACCACAACCAGTTTCTGGCCAAGCAATATATCCGGAACTCCGCCAACTACAGCCTCTGCATCCAGGTACTGCCTGAGGATACTTTCAACCTGTTCAGGCTGGATTTTAAGCCCACCGGAATTAATTATATTATCGGCCCGTCCTACAAATTTAAACCGGTTAGGACCCTGCAATTCCACCACATCGTTAGTGTGAAGCAGAGATGGAGTAAGGCTTGGTGCTGCGATTTCCAGACATGCCCGTCCATCCTGCGAGATCTTTACCCCGTCCATGACCGTAAAACATTCTTCAGCTTCTGGATAAATCTGTTTCAGTGCAATGTGGGAAAGCGTTTCGGACATGCCGTAAGTTTCAAAAATCCGTGAGGTGGAGGACTCAGGAATATTCTTGCTGATTTTATGTTTCAGACTTTCCGAGACCTGCGCTCCACCAATAATGAGATTTTTTATGAGATGAATTTTATCAAGTGAATTCTCCACCTGCAGAGGCGACATCGCGCAGAAATCAACTCTTTGCTCCAGTTCCTTCAAAGGTTTTGCGCTTGGATTTACAACGTGAAGCTTAAGTTTTCTCTCCAACGCCCGTACTATCATCATCTTTCCTGAGATATACTCCACGGGTAGGCAGACAAGTGCGGAATCTCCTTCCTGAAGCCCCAGAAAATTGCAAGTCATCATGGCGGAATGGCGCATTCTTTTTTTCTCCACATTCAGGACTTTTGGTACACCAGTGGAACCGGAAGTCTGTACCTCTACAGTTTCGGAGGATGAATACCACTTTACTATAAGGTTCAGTACTTTATTTTCAAAATCCGTCTGGGCAGATAAATTATTCAAATTGAATGCATTAAAATTAACCGTCAACATAAGGGGGAATTTTAACTGTATTTTTTTTAATTTTCTTGCGTAAAGATTTTGGAAATTACAAAAATTATTCTACATTTGCACCACAATAATTGAGACCCATGGTGTAACGGTAGCACTTCGGTTTTTGGTACCGCCTGTCGGGGTTCGAATCCCTGTGGGTCTACAATTTTCAATAAACGCTCTGATTTTCAGGGCGTTTTTTGGTTTTGTAAATCTAAACATAGACCGCCAAATATTATCATTGAGCACTACTCAAAAAATTTGTCGCATTTATGATTTTTCGGCTTGTAAGGGCGAAACGGGGTCTTTAGACAATTACATTCCCGAAGCATATTCAAAAAAAAATCAGCCCTGAAGACTGATTTTTGTTTTGAAATCTATTCACAGACTACATTCTGTTTACTATACCTATCCCCAAAAGTTCAAGGGCCTTCTTAATGGTCTTTGCGGTAAGTGCTGAAAGTTCAAGTCTCACCTGCTTTGCCACCTCGTCATGCTGTTTCAGGATGGGGTTATTCTGGTAGAAAGAATTGTAGGCTTTCACCAGATCATAAACATAGTTTGCCACCAACGCAGGACTTAGCGCAGCTGCGGCTTTGCTCACCGACTCACGGTAATTGGCCAACTGCGTAATCAGTTCCTTTTCAGATTCGTTTAATTTATAATCTGACTGGATTGCCTGAGGTATGTATTCAGCCTTCTGAAGCAGTGACTGGATACGTGCATAAGTGTACTGAATGAAGGGACCGGTATTGCCGTTAAAATCGATGCTTTCGGCTGGGTTAAAGAGCATTTTCTTCTTCGGATCTACCTTCAGCATAAAATATTTCAGCGCTCCCAGACCAATCACTTCGTAAGACCTTTCTTTCTCTTCGGGTGAAAGGGTTTCCATTTTGCCTAATTCCTCGGCTTTTTCGCGGGCAGTTACCACCATCTCTTCCATAAGGTCATCGGCATCAACAACTGTCCCCTCACGGGATTTCATCTTTCCTTCGGGAAGCTCCACCATACCATAAGAGAGGTGCTCCAGATTATCTGCCCATTCATAACCCAGCTTCTTCAGTATCTTGAAAAGTATATCGAAATGATAGTCCTGCTCATTGCCTACTGTATAGATCAGTTTTTGTATATTATTCTTCTTGAAACGCTCTACTGCCGTTCCCAGATCCTGGGTCATATACACAGATGTACCGTCGGAACGCAGAAGGAGTTTATGATCCAGACCTTCCTCGGTCAGATCGCACCACACAGAGCCGTCTTCTTTTCTGTAAAGCACGCCTTTAATCAAGCCTTCCTGTATTAGGTCCTTGCCTAAGATATAAGTGTCACTTTCATACTGCACCTGGTCGAAATCCACGCCCAGGCGAGCATAGGTCTGGTTGAAACCATCATAAACCCAGGAGTTCATCTCGGCCCAAAGGTTTCTTACTTTCTCATCGCCCTTTTCCCAATCCAGAAGCATCTTCTGAGCTTCAAGCATAATAGGTGCCTGCTTCTTTGCTGTATCTTCATCGTTCCCGTCTGCCATAAGCTCAGCGATCTCTTTCTTATACTGTTTGTCGAAGGCTACATAATAATTGCCAACAAACTTATCGCCTTTTACACCTGTACCAGCTGCGGTAGTCTGGTCAGCAAACATTTGCCAGGCAAGCATTGATTTGCAGATATGGATTCCGCGGTCATTGATAATCTGGGTCTTGATGACGTTATAACCGTCCGCTTTCAGAATCTGAGCCACGGAGTAACCAAGAAGATTATTGCGGATATGACCCAAGTGCAGCGGTTTGTTTGTATTTGGAGATGAATACTCAACCATCACTGTTTCATCCTTTGGCTCAACCTCGTCAACGGACTTTGTAAGTGAGGCAAAGTTATTCATGAAATGAGCATCGCTGATTTTCACATTCACGAAGCCCTTCACAACGTTGTAGCTCTCAACAAAATCAGTTTCCGTAGTCAGGGCGCTGCCCAACTCCATCCCAATCTGTTCCGGACCTTTTTTTACCAGTTTCACAAGTGGAAAAATAACAACGGTGAAGTCACCGTCAAAAGCTGTCTTATTATCCTGAACCTCAAGTTTCAGATCGTGGATCTGAAATACATTCTGGATGATTTCGGTGATTTTTTGCTGCAGATTATCTTTAATATTCATCGTGGAAAATTGAATCACAAATATAGCGAAATAAAAAAACCACTCCGAAGAGTGGTTTTGAGAATGAATGTAAAAAAAAGAAGTACTAAAATAAATCCCAAAATAGTTTTGTCTGCTGCTCATCACCACCAATTGCAGAAGCAGCCTGGGCAACGTTGGAGCCATTCATTATAGTTTCCCGAACAGGATATGTGAACCGTACAGGTACAGGATTACCGGTAGCAACCGGTAGGTTTAATGCGGGAGCATCATATTTCCTCCACGCAGACCAGGCTTCGAAACCACGGTTATACATAGCAATCCAAAACTGCTTACCTATTTTCTGTCTCCAGGTTCCTGGAGCAGTTGCATAAGCGACATCCGGACGCGCAAGATACGTTGCAATATCAGCAGGATCAATTCCCCAATACTGCATACTGGCAGTAATTCCATTGGTGTAATGTTGTGCCGGTGTTCCGCCTACAACGTATCCTCTTTCACTGGCTTCGGCTAAAAGGAATGAAATCTCCGCAAAATCCATTAAGTCACCAGGAAGATCACGGTTAAAGAAAACGTCGCCTATATGCGTATAATTTGTATATGTATTGAAGTCTCCATATACCCCACCTACATAAGGCGTTTTATTGTCATCAAAGAAAACTGTTCTTCGTGGGTCATCCAATGCATTTAAATAATCAACGAAAGTGTTGGCAGGGACAAAATCCTGTCTGCCGCTTAATACCAGATCAGCGTAAAGTGGATTGGCATTTGCAGTATTATTTTCATAATTCAACACAAAATTATCCGCATTGGAAGCTATAAGACCTGCAGCATAGGCAGCCTCAGCATGAGATTTTGATAGGGCAGGATTTGCATCAGCAATTCTCATGGCAAGCTTAAAACGCAGGGATGCTGCCAGTTTTTTCCATTTGGAAATATCGTTCTGATACACGAAATCAGTTTCAAATCCATCCGAAGTCACATCCATCTGTGCGTGAGCAGCTGTAATTCTGGAAAGCAAATCCTGATAAATTGTAGCAGCATCATCATACTTAGGAGTAGGATTACTTACACCATTCAGGGCTTCACTGTATGGGACATTACCAAAAAGATCAACTAGATTTTGCCACGCGTAAACTTCTACAACAGAAATCATTGCGTCCTGATTTGCTTTTTCGCCGGGTAATAATGACGCATCTGAATTCACGGATTCCTTGGCTTTTTTCAGGTCATACAGCACATTGGTATATATCGCCGTCATGTGAGCATCCGGAATGCCACGGTTACGGATATCATAGTTGGTCTCTTCTACATATTGTGTTTCGGTCCACTGTTGTGCTACCAGCCTGAAGATATTATTGTTCACACTGGTAGAACCTAACTGGTCGAAAAGACTTTTAGTTCCGTTCGTAAAGAGAAAACTGGCAGGTACCTCAGTCGGATTTTTAGGATCAACATTCAGAGCTGCATAGTCTTCATCTGTACATGAGAATAATGTACACGCAGCAAGTGCTCCAATTATTATTTTTTTCATTTTAAGTAATTTAAATTTAGAATTCAACTTTTACACTGGCCCCAATTTCCTTGAAAGCAGGGTGGGCACCGTTTTGGAAACCAAAGGCGTTACCGCCAGCCGACAGTCCCGCTTCTGGGTCAGAATATGGCATGTTCTTATGGATTATCCAAAGGTTTCTTCCAATTAATGATAAGGTCATGTTGTCAACAAATGAATTTCCGAATATCTCTTTTGGCATCCTGTATGACAAAGTAACATTTCTTAATTTCACAAAGGAGCCATCATACACGTGCATCGCTTCCGGACCACCATAATAACCGTACGCATTGGTATAATTGCTCATTTGCGTCCTTATGTCATTTGGTGAACCGTCGGCTTTTACACCTGGAAGAATTACACCGCCGCCATTTGCGATAGAGTTACGTACCGGATTTCCTAAATCATTAAGACCGGCGGTTTCTTCATATAAGCCAGTTGACAGACCGAAAGCCATGTCTTGGGAATAGATATCACCACCCTGTTTAAAGTCTATCAGAAAGCTTAAGCTAAGATTTTTGTATCTGAAGGAATTCATTATACCACCTCTCCAATCGGCAACAGCGTCACCAATAATTTCCTGAGGATTATCTCCTGTAAGATATTTACCGTTTGTGCCAACTACTCTTTGTCCGTTCAGATAAACATAGTTTGTTCCACGAATCGTACCGGTGGACTCTCCTATTCTTGCACCGGTGGTTACATTCCACATAGAAGCAAATTCAAGAAACTCACTATCTCCATATATACTTGTCACACGGGAGTCATTCGTAGCCCAGTTAGCCGTCATTTCCCACGTGAAATCCGTGGTTTTAACAGGAACAACTGTCAATCTTGCTTCCACCCCTTTATTCTCAATGCTACCGGAATTCACCCACATTCTGGTAAAGCCGGAAGTAGCGGAAACATCAGTAGGCGTAATGAGGTCCTGAGTATCCTGCTTATATACAGAAAGATCAAAACTAACACGGTTTCTTAAGAACGCCATCTCCAGTCCCCCTTCAATTTCATTCATAAATTCCGGTTTCAGGAATGGGTTATTGGTAGTTTGTGGCGATGTTGCACTAAACGAACCGTTAAATCCAGGGATAAAAGCGTAGGTATTTTGCAGGTTATATGCACCAGTATCATTACCTACTTTAGCATAATTGAATCTCAGTTTACCAAAATTAATAATGTCTCGGTTTTCCAGCAGTTCACTAAACACCAAACTGGCAGAGCCTGAATAATACCAATACCTCATATTATCAATCGGCAGTGCAGAAGATCGGTCCGTTCTAACTGAACCATCGACAAAAATCATATTCCGATAACCCAAACTTGCCTGAGCAAAAATACCGTCAACACTCTTTTTTATCTCAAAATCGTTTACGTTATCTTCAGTTAGAGGCTCAGCTGTGTTAGTAATTGAAAAAAGGCCCGGAACTTTAAGTCCGCCATTGGTGGTGGCATCGTTACCCACACGTCCCTGTCTTCTGTAATTGAAACCTAAATTAGCGTTTATATTGAAATCCTCACCAAAATCCTTGTCAACATTAAGAATTGCATCATAATTCATTTCATAAACCCGGTGATTCATGAAATAATATTCACCATTACCTCCATTTGAAAGCCGACCCTGATCCGACGAGCCTTTCTCCACACGCTCTTCCTGAAGTTCATTAAAGCTGTCAAAAGTGTAACGGCCAAGTAAACTTAACCAATCTGTAAACTGATATTTCGCGCCAAAATTCCCGAAGTACCGGTCACGGTTGTCCGTTTGGTAATTCTTGATTCTGTTAAAGAAATAATTATCCGAATAACCCACATCCTGACTTTCAAAATCCTGTAAATTCCAGGTAATGTTTTGGTCAGTAAGGAAAAACGCTTCCCTTTGTTTATTCATATCCACGGACATATTCCACCATTGTCTGAATCCCTGCATAGGATTTCTTGATTCATAGCCGGTGTAAACTCTTCCCTTACCTTTTGTATTCGAATATGTAATGTTACCAAACACATTAAGTTTTTCAGTAAAATTGTAATCCGCTGAGAAATCAAGGGTATTTCTCTTTAACTCACTGTTGATTAAAGCACCATTCTGAAGAAAGTTTGTAAAGCCCAACCTGAAAGCTCCATCGTCATTTCCACCTGAAAATGCAATAGAGTTTTGAAAAGTAGCTGCCGTTTCCCAGATTGAATTCGGATCGGCACCTGCTACAAATGGTGTAGGTTGCAGATATCCTGGCAACTGCGGATACTGAGAATCCCAGTTATACACCATAAGATTAGGGTTGAACGCACTTCCGAATGAAGCATCATCATAAGTATAAACAATATTATCGTCCAAAATTCCGTCCCCATTAATATCGGGATAGCCATTAGCTGGATCTAATTCATAGAATGAAGATCCCACATAACCACCACCATATTCATGCTGATATTTTGGCAATGTTGATTTGTCTGCATATCCCAATGTAGTTGAACTGTTAAATTCAACTCCGATTTTACTACTGCGCTTACCTTTTTTAGTGGTAATCATAATAACACCATTCATACCTCTAGATCCATACAATACGCTGGCAGCCGCACCCTTAAGCACATTTACACTTTCAATGTCGTTTGGGTTAATATCGGCCATCCCGTTCGCATAATCGTAACCACCACCGCCGGAATCTATACCAGACTGGCTGTATGATGAGTTATTAATGGGGGTCCCATCAACGACAATCAGAGGCTGATTACTTGATGTTAATGATTTAATTCCACGAATAACCAAATTAGTTGATCCGCCCATCGTACTGGATTGCTGCACATTGAGACCAGCTACCTGTCCTGCAAGAGCATCGGATACATTGGCTACAGGTGCCGATGCAACCTGATCACCCTTCACTTCGGTTGTAGAATAGCCTAATGATCTTTTCTCCCGCTTGATTCCGAGAGCTGTAACAACAACTCCTTCAATCTCCTGCGTTCTGAGGGTGTCCTGTTGCGCACTTACTACTGTAAATGATGCAGTTAGGACCACTGCTAAAACACTTGCTGTTAATTTTTTCATATCAGTTTTGATTTTACGATAAACAAAAAAAGATATAATATTTAACATAGCCAAGGAATTTCTTAATATTTCCTTAATATTTTTATGTGTTAGGCATGGAATTACCCAATTCACTACCATAATAATATATACAATTTAAAAGGGAAAATGTAACTTTGCTGACTGATTGTTTTTTTATGGTGGATTTGATGAGAAATTATTCTGATACTGGACTTGAAGCAGGCTGCGACGAAGTTGGCAGAGGTTGCCTATGCGGTCCCGTGGTTGCCGCTGCCGTCATTCTGGACAGCAGTTTCGGCGACAGCCTGGTGAATGATTCAAAAAAATTAAACTCGAAAGTCCGCCAGGAACTGGACTCCTACATTAAGGAGCACGCAGTTGCTTATGCAATTGCCGAACTTCCACCTGCTTTTATAGATGAACACAACATCCTTAATGCCAGCATACACGCCATGCACCTGGCCCTGGACCAGCTTAGCGTGCGTCCGGAACTCATCCTTGTGGACGGAAACCGGTTTAACCCTTATAATTACATTCCGCACCAGTGCATTATTAAAGGGGATTCAAAAGTGCTATCCATTGCAGCCGCCTCTATAATTGCAAAAAATTACCGCGACCAAAAAATGGTGGAACTGCATGACCAATTCCCTCACTATGGCTGGCATACCAATATGGGATACGCCACAAAGGAACACCGGGATGCTCTTAATAAGTATGGGCCCACTATTCACCACAGACAATCCTTCAGGCTGGATTACACATTACAAGACGACGTCCCTTATGAAGCGGAAACGGTTATAGCAGAAAGCTTACAACTGGAACTGGAATAAAAAAAACGGAAGATTTTTCTTCCGTTTTTTTATGGCCTTGGTGACTATATTATTTCTACTTCTTCTTACCTGTCTGTTTCTGCTGTTGTTTTTGCTGTTCCTGAGCCTGCTCCATCATCTCGCGCATACGTTTCTGGAACTTCCCTTCCGGCTTTGGCGCTTTGGTTTTATTTTCCTGGATCTGAGCGTGAATTTTTTTCTCATCAAGAATGAGGTATTTAATAGCCAGGATAATAAAAATATTCAGAGCATTTGACACGAAATAGTACCAGGAAAGCCCTGATGATGATGTGTTTAGGAAGAAAAAGAAAGTAATTGGGAAAATATACATCAACACCTTCATGTTTGGCATTCCTTCCTGCTGTGGCTGCTGAATGTTTCCTGAAGTCATTACTGTATAAATCAGGATTACCACCGTACATGCA
This window encodes:
- the argS gene encoding arginine--tRNA ligase, with the protein product MNIKDNLQQKITEIIQNVFQIHDLKLEVQDNKTAFDGDFTVVIFPLVKLVKKGPEQIGMELGSALTTETDFVESYNVVKGFVNVKISDAHFMNNFASLTKSVDEVEPKDETVMVEYSSPNTNKPLHLGHIRNNLLGYSVAQILKADGYNVIKTQIINDRGIHICKSMLAWQMFADQTTAAGTGVKGDKFVGNYYVAFDKQYKKEIAELMADGNDEDTAKKQAPIMLEAQKMLLDWEKGDEKVRNLWAEMNSWVYDGFNQTYARLGVDFDQVQYESDTYILGKDLIQEGLIKGVLYRKEDGSVWCDLTEEGLDHKLLLRSDGTSVYMTQDLGTAVERFKKNNIQKLIYTVGNEQDYHFDILFKILKKLGYEWADNLEHLSYGMVELPEGKMKSREGTVVDADDLMEEMVVTAREKAEELGKMETLSPEEKERSYEVIGLGALKYFMLKVDPKKKMLFNPAESIDFNGNTGPFIQYTYARIQSLLQKAEYIPQAIQSDYKLNESEKELITQLANYRESVSKAAAALSPALVANYVYDLVKAYNSFYQNNPILKQHDEVAKQVRLELSALTAKTIKKALELLGIGIVNRM
- a CDS encoding SusD/RagB family nutrient-binding outer membrane lipoprotein, translating into MKKIIIGALAACTLFSCTDEDYAALNVDPKNPTEVPASFLFTNGTKSLFDQLGSTSVNNNIFRLVAQQWTETQYVEETNYDIRNRGIPDAHMTAIYTNVLYDLKKAKESVNSDASLLPGEKANQDAMISVVEVYAWQNLVDLFGNVPYSEALNGVSNPTPKYDDAATIYQDLLSRITAAHAQMDVTSDGFETDFVYQNDISKWKKLAASLRFKLAMRIADANPALSKSHAEAAYAAGLIASNADNFVLNYENNTANANPLYADLVLSGRQDFVPANTFVDYLNALDDPRRTVFFDDNKTPYVGGVYGDFNTYTNYTHIGDVFFNRDLPGDLMDFAEISFLLAEASERGYVVGGTPAQHYTNGITASMQYWGIDPADIATYLARPDVAYATAPGTWRQKIGKQFWIAMYNRGFEAWSAWRKYDAPALNLPVATGNPVPVRFTYPVRETIMNGSNVAQAASAIGGDEQQTKLFWDLF
- a CDS encoding SusC/RagA family TonB-linked outer membrane protein, with the protein product MKKLTASVLAVVLTASFTVVSAQQDTLRTQEIEGVVVTALGIKREKRSLGYSTTEVKGDQVASAPVANVSDALAGQVAGLNVQQSSTMGGSTNLVIRGIKSLTSSNQPLIVVDGTPINNSSYSQSGIDSGGGGYDYANGMADINPNDIESVNVLKGAAASVLYGSRGMNGVIMITTKKGKRSSKIGVEFNSSTTLGYADKSTLPKYQHEYGGGYVGSSFYELDPANGYPDINGDGILDDNIVYTYDDASFGSAFNPNLMVYNWDSQYPQLPGYLQPTPFVAGADPNSIWETAATFQNSIAFSGGNDDGAFRLGFTNFLQNGALINSELKRNTLDFSADYNFTEKLNVFGNITYSNTKGKGRVYTGYESRNPMQGFRQWWNMSVDMNKQREAFFLTDQNITWNLQDFESQDVGYSDNYFFNRIKNYQTDNRDRYFGNFGAKYQFTDWLSLLGRYTFDSFNELQEERVEKGSSDQGRLSNGGNGEYYFMNHRVYEMNYDAILNVDKDFGEDFNINANLGFNYRRQGRVGNDATTNGGLKVPGLFSITNTAEPLTEDNVNDFEIKKSVDGIFAQASLGYRNMIFVDGSVRTDRSSALPIDNMRYWYYSGSASLVFSELLENRDIINFGKLRFNYAKVGNDTGAYNLQNTYAFIPGFNGSFSATSPQTTNNPFLKPEFMNEIEGGLEMAFLRNRVSFDLSVYKQDTQDLITPTDVSATSGFTRMWVNSGSIENKGVEARLTVVPVKTTDFTWEMTANWATNDSRVTSIYGDSEFLEFASMWNVTTGARIGESTGTIRGTNYVYLNGQRVVGTNGKYLTGDNPQEIIGDAVADWRGGIMNSFRYKNLSLSFLIDFKQGGDIYSQDMAFGLSTGLYEETAGLNDLGNPVRNSIANGGGVILPGVKADGSPNDIRTQMSNYTNAYGYYGGPEAMHVYDGSFVKLRNVTLSYRMPKEIFGNSFVDNMTLSLIGRNLWIIHKNMPYSDPEAGLSAGGNAFGFQNGAHPAFKEIGASVKVEF
- a CDS encoding ribonuclease HII, which translates into the protein MRNYSDTGLEAGCDEVGRGCLCGPVVAAAVILDSSFGDSLVNDSKKLNSKVRQELDSYIKEHAVAYAIAELPPAFIDEHNILNASIHAMHLALDQLSVRPELILVDGNRFNPYNYIPHQCIIKGDSKVLSIAAASIIAKNYRDQKMVELHDQFPHYGWHTNMGYATKEHRDALNKYGPTIHHRQSFRLDYTLQDDVPYEAETVIAESLQLELE
- the arfB gene encoding alternative ribosome rescue aminoacyl-tRNA hydrolase ArfB, coding for MLIERDFRKELNYRTSRSGGPGGQNVNKVETSVTVIWNVAESIFFNQEEKELISTRLKNRINLEGLLQLTVSESRTQLQNKKIATDRIVEMVNICLIKRKPRKATKPSKRQVEKRIQAKKQISEKKENRRFRI
- a CDS encoding AMP-binding protein → MLTVNFNAFNLNNLSAQTDFENKVLNLIVKWYSSSETVEVQTSGSTGVPKVLNVEKKRMRHSAMMTCNFLGLQEGDSALVCLPVEYISGKMMIVRALERKLKLHVVNPSAKPLKELEQRVDFCAMSPLQVENSLDKIHLIKNLIIGGAQVSESLKHKISKNIPESSTSRIFETYGMSETLSHIALKQIYPEAEECFTVMDGVKISQDGRACLEIAAPSLTPSLLHTNDVVELQGPNRFKFVGRADNIINSGGLKIQPEQVESILRQYLDAEAVVGGVPDILLGQKLVVVVEGENTSEIRSGLIEAFKGIRTALSKNHVPKDVMFLSTFPRLPNGKINRRSIFK